From Girardinichthys multiradiatus isolate DD_20200921_A chromosome 3, DD_fGirMul_XY1, whole genome shotgun sequence, the proteins below share one genomic window:
- the ccdc12 gene encoding coiled-coil domain-containing protein 12, which yields MRSTDDFMPCSIRLVNGFQTESIGVWRNMERNVGSLQEQALKRKERLKALRDKQLHGQEQEDEEPESKKAALEETPEEKHRELKLRNYTPEDEELKERQVPKAKPASVEDKVKDQLEAANPEPIIEEVDLANLAPRKPDWDLKRDVAKKLEKLERRTQRAIAELIRDRLRGSEEELAGAVGAVGVEEGDSD from the exons ATGCGCTCGACAGACGATTTTATGCCCTGCTCCATCAGGCTCGTTAATGGATTTCAGACGGAGTCGATTGGCGTTTGGAGAAACATGGAGAGAAACGTTGGGTCGCTGCAGGAACAAGCtctgaagagaaaagagaggctAAAAGCCCTGAGAGATAAACAACTTCAT GGACAAGAGCAGGAAGATGAGGAACCAGAGAGCAAAAAGGCTGCATTGGAGGAAACCcctgaagaaaagcacag AGAGCTGAAACTGAGGAATTATACCCCAGAGGATGAAGAGCTAAAGGAGAGGCAGGTACCCAAAGCCAAACCAGCTTCCG TGGAAGATAAAGTAAAAGATCAGCTGGAGGCAGCTAATCCCGAACCCATAATCGAAGAAGTG GATTTGGCCAATCTTGCTCCAAGAAAACCCGACTG GGATCTAAAGCGCGATGTGGCAAAGAAACTGGAAAAGCTGGAAAGGCGAACACAGAGAGCCATCGCAGAACTCATCC GGGATCGCCTGCGAGGCAGTGAGGAGGAGTTGGCCGGAGCGGTGGGAGCAGTcggggtggaggagggagacTCGGACTGA